One Halocalculus aciditolerans DNA segment encodes these proteins:
- a CDS encoding BCCT family transporter, producing MKGWSVFGLGEASWPERALFLVSMAAMLALAGFGFARPAALTSILNGAFDWTLRYFGWWFILLGFVLLIIVILLTFSRYGRLRIGGPNAEPEFDVFSWLSMVFTVGFGASILIWGVGEPVSIVQNPPPSPVPVDGASMKSLALAFMFIHEVFPGLAMWYLPVSIAFGIIVYTHGVGEYKISSMLTGLVDEDRIPGLYWIVDLAAIVATIGGIATTLGFSAQTMASILGQTFGLKANFLTYGVFAVIGVVFLADVWLGLRKGIRNAARATMYLIGVSMAVLVVVGPTLFTFQLALDATGVWLSNMFRLMLYTGPTATGHWAANWTGFWWAWWAAWSIFVGSFVARVSKGRTIREMFVILVLVPTFLTWIQHSLIGGWVLAPGNFEPVSAAYAAGGTPAAIARALTITPLGNVLAVLFVLVITGYIITSLDSAVFMISAITLGDENPNAINRAWWGGLLAFFGMMSLQISEFEAIQALSPTLALPFTLFLLVILFAAYRVARKHAREADEINAEGDTLISSQNRNTKNEGDE from the coding sequence ATGAAGGGATGGAGCGTCTTCGGGTTGGGTGAGGCGTCGTGGCCGGAGCGTGCGTTGTTCCTCGTGTCGATGGCGGCGATGCTCGCGCTCGCCGGGTTCGGGTTCGCGCGACCGGCGGCGCTCACGAGTATCCTGAACGGCGCGTTCGACTGGACGCTCCGGTACTTCGGCTGGTGGTTCATCCTCCTCGGGTTCGTCCTGCTCATCATCGTCATCCTGTTGACGTTCTCGCGGTACGGCCGCCTGCGCATCGGGGGGCCGAACGCGGAGCCGGAGTTCGACGTGTTCTCCTGGCTCTCGATGGTCTTCACCGTCGGGTTCGGGGCGTCCATCCTCATCTGGGGCGTCGGCGAACCCGTCTCCATCGTGCAGAACCCGCCGCCGTCGCCGGTGCCCGTGGACGGCGCGTCGATGAAGTCGCTCGCGCTCGCCTTCATGTTCATCCACGAGGTCTTCCCCGGGCTCGCGATGTGGTATCTGCCCGTCTCCATTGCGTTCGGCATCATCGTCTACACGCACGGCGTGGGCGAGTACAAGATTTCGAGCATGCTCACGGGCCTCGTCGACGAGGACCGGATTCCCGGTCTCTACTGGATCGTGGACCTCGCCGCCATCGTCGCGACCATCGGCGGCATCGCGACGACGCTCGGGTTCAGCGCGCAGACGATGGCGTCCATCCTCGGGCAGACCTTCGGCCTGAAAGCGAACTTCCTCACGTACGGGGTGTTCGCCGTCATCGGTGTCGTCTTCCTCGCCGACGTCTGGCTCGGCCTCCGGAAGGGCATCCGGAACGCCGCCCGCGCGACGATGTACCTCATCGGCGTCTCGATGGCGGTGCTCGTCGTCGTCGGCCCGACGCTCTTCACCTTCCAGCTCGCGCTCGACGCGACCGGCGTCTGGCTCAGCAACATGTTCCGCCTGATGCTCTACACCGGTCCCACGGCGACGGGCCACTGGGCCGCGAACTGGACGGGCTTCTGGTGGGCGTGGTGGGCCGCGTGGAGTATCTTCGTCGGGAGCTTCGTCGCCCGCGTCTCCAAGGGCCGCACCATCCGCGAGATGTTCGTCATCCTCGTGCTCGTCCCGACGTTCCTCACGTGGATTCAACACTCCCTCATCGGCGGCTGGGTGCTCGCCCCCGGGAACTTCGAGCCCGTGAGCGCCGCCTACGCGGCCGGCGGCACGCCCGCCGCCATCGCCCGCGCGCTCACCATCACGCCGCTCGGGAACGTGCTCGCCGTCCTGTTCGTCCTCGTCATCACCGGCTACATCATCACCTCCCTCGACTCCGCGGTCTTCATGATTTCCGCCATCACGCTCGGCGACGAGAACCCGAACGCCATCAACCGCGCGTGGTGGGGCGGCCTCCTCGCGTTCTTCGGGATGATGTCCCTCCAGATTAGCGAGTTCGAGGCGATCCAGGCGCTCTCGCCGACGCTCGCTCTCCCCTTCACGCTCTTCCTCCTCGTCATCCTCTTCGCCGCCTACCGCGTCGCCCGCAAGCACGCCCGCGAAGCCGACGAAATCAACGCCGAAGGGGACACGCTCATCTCCTCGCAGAACCGGAACACGAAGAACGAGGGCGACGAGTAG
- a CDS encoding C-terminal binding protein, translating into MLRVVVADDPKVEVDAFSRALADREVELSTAALDTEAAVRAAGRDADVLVTNSETPVTAAALRAIDADIVAQPSIGVDNVALAAAETAGVTVVHAPDYCVDEVATHTLSLLLACVRRLREYDASVRDGEWSWETREPIHRFAGSTVGLVSFGPIARAFRERLRGFDVDVVAYDPYVERDAMRDHDVEKVTRAALAERADHVTVHAPLTDETRGLVDADFLDGPRDGAVLVNTGRGPVVDEAALVDALDSGALAAAGLDVFEDEPPTGSPLLDREDVVLSPHSAWYSVEAMADASASVAADVRRVLDGDPESATGVVTDEAWLSSTHD; encoded by the coding sequence ATGCTTCGCGTAGTCGTCGCGGACGACCCGAAAGTCGAGGTCGACGCGTTCAGCCGCGCGCTCGCCGACCGCGAGGTCGAGCTTTCGACGGCGGCGCTCGACACCGAGGCCGCGGTCCGCGCCGCCGGCCGGGACGCCGACGTGCTCGTGACGAACAGCGAGACGCCCGTCACCGCGGCCGCGCTCCGAGCGATCGACGCCGATATCGTCGCCCAGCCGAGCATCGGCGTGGACAACGTGGCCCTCGCGGCCGCGGAGACGGCGGGCGTCACCGTCGTGCACGCGCCTGACTACTGCGTGGACGAGGTGGCGACGCACACGCTCTCCCTCCTCCTCGCCTGCGTCCGCCGGCTCCGCGAGTACGACGCGAGCGTGCGCGACGGCGAGTGGTCGTGGGAGACCCGGGAGCCGATTCACCGGTTCGCGGGGTCGACGGTCGGCCTCGTCTCCTTCGGCCCCATCGCTCGCGCGTTCCGCGAGCGCCTCCGCGGGTTCGACGTCGACGTCGTCGCCTACGACCCCTACGTCGAGCGTGACGCGATGCGCGACCACGACGTCGAGAAGGTGACGCGCGCGGCGCTGGCGGAGCGCGCGGACCACGTGACCGTGCACGCGCCGCTCACCGACGAGACGCGCGGGCTCGTGGACGCCGACTTCCTCGACGGCCCGCGCGACGGCGCTGTCCTCGTGAACACCGGCCGCGGCCCCGTCGTCGACGAGGCCGCGCTCGTCGACGCGCTCGACTCGGGCGCGCTCGCCGCCGCCGGACTCGACGTCTTCGAGGACGAACCGCCGACGGGCTCCCCGCTCCTCGACCGCGAGGACGTCGTGCTCTCCCCGCACAGCGCGTGGTACTCGGTCGAGGCGATGGCTGACGCCTCGGCGAGCGTCGCCGCCGACGTCCGCCGCGTCCTTGATGGCGACCCCGAGTCGGCGACCGGAGTCGTCACGGACGAGGCGTGGCTGTCATCGACCCACGACTGA
- a CDS encoding RNA-guided endonuclease InsQ/TnpB family protein produces MEVKRTIPVKLSVPDDREGDLHQTIEQFNHACNYTVQHGRNDGGYLILNKSTIHDEVYHDLRDETDLPANLCVRAYSKAIEAMKSTVADWKKGNSRPLPRFNEPSAVYDKRTLTIKDRSATLSTLNGRVAVDYVLGDYQKSYLDDDDYQKRMGTLHYREDGDAFYLHIVIKKEVEERDGDKVLGVDLNLKNVAVTSTGSFYDGGELLWGQNHYFRVRRSLQHKGTRSAKQVLRRLSGRENRFVLNRLHTISRHIVEEADAHDCSYIAVERLTHIRERMDNRNDRVKRQMHNWAFRELQEMLAYKAAEYGIRVEEIPPAFTSQTCSKCGHQSSTNRNSDGWFECNECGYSVDGDYNAAKNIGLKLLTLPEGKRLSGLGDGHLALKSGMLNGNGDYTASDVSSADRESTDKPTTSVVGR; encoded by the coding sequence ATGGAGGTCAAACGAACCATTCCGGTCAAACTCTCGGTCCCAGATGACCGAGAGGGCGACCTCCATCAGACCATCGAGCAGTTCAACCACGCCTGCAACTACACCGTCCAACACGGTCGCAACGACGGCGGATACCTCATCCTCAACAAGTCCACCATACACGACGAAGTGTACCACGACTTGCGAGACGAGACAGACCTACCCGCGAACCTCTGCGTTCGAGCTTACTCGAAAGCCATCGAAGCGATGAAAAGCACCGTTGCCGACTGGAAGAAGGGAAACAGCCGACCCCTCCCACGATTCAACGAACCGTCCGCAGTCTACGACAAACGGACGTTGACCATCAAGGACAGGTCGGCCACTCTCTCCACCCTCAACGGTCGGGTCGCCGTAGACTACGTTCTCGGTGACTACCAGAAGTCCTACCTCGATGACGACGACTATCAGAAGCGGATGGGTACGCTCCACTACCGCGAAGACGGGGATGCGTTCTACCTCCACATCGTCATCAAGAAAGAAGTCGAAGAACGCGACGGTGACAAAGTATTGGGCGTGGACCTGAATTTGAAGAACGTCGCCGTAACGAGTACGGGGTCGTTCTATGATGGTGGTGAACTGTTGTGGGGTCAGAACCACTACTTCCGCGTACGTCGAAGCCTTCAGCACAAAGGCACTCGCTCCGCCAAGCAGGTACTCCGGCGACTGTCGGGGCGAGAGAACCGCTTCGTGCTGAATCGCCTGCACACGATTTCTCGACATATCGTGGAGGAGGCTGACGCCCACGACTGTTCGTACATCGCCGTCGAACGCCTGACCCACATCCGCGAGCGAATGGATAATCGGAACGACCGAGTGAAGCGGCAGATGCACAACTGGGCGTTCCGAGAACTCCAAGAAATGCTCGCGTACAAGGCCGCAGAGTACGGCATCCGCGTTGAGGAGATCCCGCCAGCGTTTACCAGTCAGACCTGCTCGAAGTGCGGGCATCAATCCAGTACGAATCGTAATTCGGACGGGTGGTTCGAGTGTAACGAGTGTGGGTACTCGGTTGATGGTGACTACAACGCGGCGAAGAACATCGGTCTGAAACTGCTAACTTTACCAGAGGGCAAACGTCTCTCTGGGTTGGGCGACGGTCATCTCGCCCTCAAGTCCGGGATGCTGAACGGGAATGGCGATTACACCGCCTCCGACGTTTCGTCGGCAGACCGGGAGTCCACGGACAAGCCCACGACTTCAGTCGTGGGTCGATGA
- a CDS encoding CopD family protein gives MNIPYVLAVVVHLGFAGLWAGGVAFAAWAVLPSALRGDIDPQPLAAITNKLSTLTRVSAVLLLLSGGYMAVFIGGDAFRGTTRGILVGLMVVLWLALTGLSEMACSRLRDGTDLDKVRAPAREAKTRLQAAAVLAVALLVLGGVLATGV, from the coding sequence ATGAACATCCCCTATGTGCTGGCCGTCGTCGTCCACCTCGGGTTCGCCGGGCTCTGGGCCGGCGGCGTCGCGTTCGCCGCGTGGGCCGTCCTCCCGTCCGCGCTCCGCGGCGACATCGACCCGCAGCCGCTCGCCGCGATTACGAACAAGCTCAGCACGCTCACGCGCGTCAGCGCCGTCCTCCTCTTGCTCTCCGGCGGCTACATGGCCGTCTTCATCGGCGGCGACGCCTTCCGCGGCACCACGAGGGGAATCCTCGTCGGCCTCATGGTCGTCCTCTGGCTCGCCCTCACCGGGCTCAGCGAGATGGCGTGCTCGCGCCTCCGCGACGGCACCGACCTCGATAAGGTCCGCGCACCCGCGCGAGAGGCGAAAACCCGCCTCCAGGCCGCCGCCGTTCTCGCCGTCGCCCTCCTCGTCCTCGGCGGCGTCCTCGCCACCGGCGTCTGA